The Brevibacillus brevis genome contains a region encoding:
- a CDS encoding DEAD/DEAH box helicase, giving the protein MNLRPYQQEARDSIQSEWENGVKRTLLVLPTGCGKTIVFSKVIEDRVRLGERVLVLAHRGELLDQAADKLEKSTGLKCAREQAEETSVGSWFRVVVGSVQTMMREKRLEKFDRQFFDSIIIDEAHHCLSESYQRVLKYFDSANVLGVTATPDRGDMRNLGSYFQSLAYEYTLPKAIKGGYLSPIKAMTIPLQLDLTAVGQQAGDFKSSDLGTALDPYLESIAAEMWRVAQDRKIVVFLPLVKTSQKFANILNSFGFKAAEVNGDSQDRAQILEDFDRDKYNVLCNSMLLTEGWDCPSVDCVVVLRPTKVRSLYSQMVGRGTRLHPGKTDLLLLDFLWHTERHELCHPAHLIAENEEIAKAMTKQIEEAGIALDLEDVEKQAVEDVIAQREEALAKQLEEMKKRKRKLVDPLQFEMSIQAEDLASYVPSFGWEMAPPSDQQIKTLEKLGILPDDIHNAGKATKLLERLDKRREEGLTTPKQIRFLEQRGFEHVGTWSFDNAKRLIDRIAANGWRLPDGINPKEYRGE; this is encoded by the coding sequence ATGAATTTACGACCTTACCAACAGGAGGCGCGGGATTCCATTCAATCTGAATGGGAAAACGGCGTGAAAAGAACGCTTTTGGTCCTTCCGACTGGTTGCGGCAAGACAATCGTGTTTTCGAAGGTCATCGAAGATCGGGTAAGGCTGGGCGAGCGCGTGCTCGTCCTGGCCCACCGAGGCGAGCTGCTAGATCAGGCAGCTGACAAGCTTGAAAAATCTACTGGTCTGAAATGTGCTAGGGAACAAGCCGAGGAAACGTCAGTCGGAAGTTGGTTCCGTGTTGTGGTTGGCAGCGTGCAAACAATGATGCGTGAAAAGCGCCTGGAAAAGTTTGATCGTCAATTCTTCGACTCGATCATCATTGACGAAGCACATCATTGCTTATCAGAGAGCTATCAACGTGTTCTGAAATATTTCGATTCAGCAAATGTCTTAGGCGTGACTGCTACACCGGACCGTGGAGACATGCGCAATCTCGGAAGCTATTTCCAGAGCTTGGCCTATGAATACACGCTGCCGAAGGCTATCAAGGGTGGGTATCTCAGCCCGATCAAGGCTATGACTATCCCTTTACAACTGGACTTAACAGCAGTTGGTCAGCAGGCTGGTGACTTCAAATCAAGCGACTTGGGAACAGCCCTGGACCCGTATCTGGAATCGATAGCGGCGGAAATGTGGCGAGTGGCGCAGGACAGAAAAATTGTGGTATTCCTTCCGTTGGTGAAAACAAGTCAAAAATTTGCCAATATTTTGAATTCGTTTGGATTCAAGGCTGCAGAGGTAAACGGCGATTCACAAGATCGAGCGCAAATTTTGGAAGACTTTGATCGGGACAAATATAACGTCCTATGCAACTCCATGCTGCTAACAGAGGGCTGGGACTGCCCAAGCGTTGATTGTGTCGTTGTCTTGCGGCCAACAAAAGTTCGCAGCTTATACAGCCAGATGGTCGGGCGCGGTACCCGACTACATCCTGGAAAAACTGATTTATTGTTGTTGGATTTCCTGTGGCATACCGAGCGGCACGAGCTCTGCCATCCAGCGCATTTAATTGCTGAGAATGAGGAAATCGCCAAGGCCATGACCAAACAGATTGAGGAAGCCGGAATTGCGCTCGATCTGGAAGATGTCGAAAAGCAAGCTGTGGAAGATGTGATTGCGCAGCGTGAGGAAGCTCTCGCCAAGCAACTTGAAGAAATGAAGAAACGGAAGCGCAAACTGGTCGATCCATTGCAATTTGAAATGAGTATCCAAGCGGAGGATCTAGCTAGTTATGTTCCATCGTTTGGCTGGGAAATGGCACCGCCGAGTGATCAGCAAATCAAGACGCTGGAGAAGTTGGGCATTTTGCCAGATGACATCCATAACGCCGGTAAAGCTACGAAGCTGCTGGAGCGCTTGGACAAACGGCGTGAGGAAGGGTTGACCACGCCGAAGCAAATCCGGTTCCTGGAGCAACGAGGATTCGAGCATGTTGGCACTTGGTCATTCGACAATGCAAAGCGTCTGATCGATCGTATCGCAGCTAATGGATGGCGTTTGCCGGACGGCATAAATCCCAAAGAGTACCGTGGGGAGTAG
- a CDS encoding replication terminator protein, whose protein sequence is MFRLDDFANGALTEKFNMEAQRVLENIADPNTDPKKARTITMTITLKADDNRELAMVDINTKASLAPSKGVQTKIIMGRDRQGKVEAAELKSGAVGQTYITDEGDVADDKGNKVVQFK, encoded by the coding sequence ATGTTCAGATTGGACGATTTTGCGAATGGTGCGCTCACAGAAAAATTCAACATGGAGGCGCAACGGGTTTTGGAAAACATTGCTGATCCGAATACAGACCCAAAGAAAGCGCGAACCATCACCATGACAATCACACTCAAAGCAGATGATAACCGTGAGCTGGCAATGGTTGATATCAACACGAAAGCTTCGCTTGCTCCATCAAAAGGCGTACAAACCAAAATCATCATGGGACGTGACAGACAAGGGAAGGTTGAGGCTGCCGAATTGAAATCAGGGGCAGTTGGCCAAACATACATCACGGATGAAGGCGATGTGGCAGACGACAAGGGTAACAAAGTTGTGCAATTCAAATAA
- a CDS encoding DUF3797 domain-containing protein, whose protein sequence is MNALKSVQLMRKYANCKECGNDKVGNGEGTLLIEDDIFKRSCKCGWSIEVDENDKPLLNLTIAAWATIGPRKIYEIHDKDDRFFGYVSVNELQKMGYVKRIDHCKKAEEFFNTPDGLDWVKKNRFFNVQ, encoded by the coding sequence ATGAACGCTCTTAAATCTGTTCAATTGATGCGCAAGTATGCAAATTGTAAGGAATGCGGTAACGACAAAGTTGGTAATGGTGAAGGGACTTTGCTCATTGAAGACGATATTTTCAAACGCAGTTGCAAATGCGGATGGAGTATTGAAGTGGATGAAAATGATAAGCCTTTGCTAAATCTGACCATAGCAGCCTGGGCGACTATTGGGCCAAGAAAGATTTACGAGATTCATGATAAAGATGATAGATTCTTCGGTTATGTCAGTGTTAATGAATTGCAGAAAATGGGCTACGTAAAGCGTATCGATCATTGCAAAAAGGCGGAGGAGTTTTTCAATACTCCTGATGGATTGGACTGGGTTAAGAAAAATAGATTTTTCAATGTGCAATAA
- a CDS encoding ATP-binding protein: MQVISGKVVKAKKVVLYGPEGIGKSSLAAMFPKPIFIDTEGSTTELDVERLPKPSSWEMINQQVRWVMTQIGRYETLIIDTVDWAEMLCVECICAKHQKNGVEDFGYGKGYIYVAEELGRFLNLLSDVIEAGFHVVLTAHAQIIKFEQPDEMGAYDRYQLKLGPKTGSRTAALVKEWADMVLFINYKTFSVATDKEGKKNKGQGGARTVYATHHPAWDAKNRHGLPDEFPLDYSYLAHIFNSSTKAPPVLATPPAPPQVVDPPSQTAQEAWGQMTGGQQLAEDQQPSTEDALKPHIPSNIPASLRDLMVQHQVSENEIQIVVSKKGYYPMDTPIAKYDLGFVQGVLVGAWQQVFQMIQDTRNDLPFN, from the coding sequence ATGCAAGTCATTAGTGGAAAGGTAGTAAAGGCAAAGAAAGTCGTTTTGTATGGCCCGGAAGGGATCGGGAAATCCTCACTGGCGGCCATGTTCCCAAAGCCCATCTTCATTGATACAGAAGGATCGACGACGGAGCTTGATGTTGAACGTCTGCCCAAGCCGTCAAGCTGGGAGATGATCAACCAACAAGTTAGATGGGTTATGACACAAATTGGGAGATATGAAACGCTCATAATCGATACGGTCGATTGGGCTGAAATGCTGTGCGTGGAATGCATTTGCGCGAAGCATCAGAAGAATGGCGTTGAGGACTTCGGCTATGGCAAAGGCTACATCTATGTGGCGGAGGAATTAGGTCGCTTTTTGAATCTTCTCAGCGACGTAATCGAAGCAGGTTTTCATGTCGTGCTGACTGCTCACGCACAGATCATCAAGTTTGAGCAGCCAGACGAGATGGGAGCTTATGACCGTTACCAGCTCAAGCTTGGACCAAAAACTGGTTCGAGAACGGCAGCACTCGTCAAGGAATGGGCTGATATGGTTCTGTTCATCAATTACAAGACGTTCTCTGTTGCTACAGACAAGGAGGGAAAGAAGAACAAGGGGCAAGGCGGAGCACGCACAGTCTATGCAACGCATCATCCAGCCTGGGACGCGAAAAACCGCCATGGACTGCCAGACGAGTTTCCACTGGATTATTCCTATCTTGCTCATATCTTCAATAGTTCTACAAAAGCGCCGCCTGTACTGGCAACACCTCCCGCACCTCCGCAGGTAGTCGACCCACCATCACAGACTGCTCAAGAAGCTTGGGGCCAGATGACCGGGGGGCAGCAGCTAGCAGAGGATCAGCAACCTTCTACCGAGGATGCATTGAAACCGCACATCCCTAGTAATATTCCTGCTTCATTGCGAGACTTGATGGTCCAACATCAGGTGTCTGAAAATGAAATTCAGATCGTAGTGAGCAAAAAAGGTTACTATCCGATGGATACACCGATTGCGAAGTATGATCTTGGTTTTGTCCAAGGAGTGCTTGTGGGTGCATGGCAGCAAGTTTTCCAAATGATTCAAGATACCAGAAATGATTTGCCATTTAATTAA
- a CDS encoding helix-turn-helix domain-containing protein, which translates to MNRLHPVSEVAEILGVNNNYVYDLIRHGHLQALKLGRLKVSTFELESFMQRNSGKDFSDLSNVIDLRAVTDEGLQSSKKPNAR; encoded by the coding sequence TTGAATCGTCTTCATCCAGTTTCAGAGGTCGCTGAAATTCTCGGGGTTAACAACAACTACGTTTACGACTTAATTCGCCATGGCCATCTACAAGCACTGAAACTTGGAAGGTTAAAAGTCTCAACATTTGAGTTGGAAAGCTTCATGCAAAGGAATTCAGGAAAGGACTTCTCGGACTTAAGTAATGTCATTGATTTAAGAGCGGTGACGGATGAAGGTTTGCAATCTTCAAAAAAACCAAACGCGAGGTGA
- a CDS encoding DNA cytosine methyltransferase encodes MQEIAVDNFAGGGGASVGMELAFGRSVDIAINHDPAAIAMHLANHPETEHYCESVWDVDPREVTRGRPVGLCWLSPDCKHFSKAKGGKPKEKGIRGLAWVALRWAATVRPRVIMLENVEEFKTWGPLLKDGMPDPKNKGREFNAFINALKRQGYQVDHRELRACDYGAPTIRKRFFLIARCDGRPIVWPEPTHGDPESAEVKSGKLLPWRTAAEIIDWSLPCPSIFERKKPLAENTLRRIARGIQRFVIDNPNPFIVKVNHQGEQFRGQQISEPMQTITAKNGWGIVTPYIARIGQTGFGGDRLQYEVEEPLTTIITKAEHLLVTPVLGVNTSGHPGSSVDEPLRTVTTGGHHMLISPALIQMGYGEREGQQPRVLDLEKPIGTVTAGGNKFGLATAELIAVPHITKFRTGATGHDVNEPLHTVTSGAGSKRPAGAAHAMGMVTAFLSRQFGQSVGHAADAPAATITAGGGGKSALVTSHLVKMRGTNTGQRVDVPLQTVTAGGNHFGEVRAFLMAYYGSSVGQKTDEPLGTVTTRDRFGLVTIHGQDYQIVDIGMRMLEPHELFAAQGFPDTYIIDRDADGKSYPKSAQVARCGNSVPPPFAEALVRANLPEMCTGSGNSLAFERYKQQEGQLQLSM; translated from the coding sequence ATGCAGGAAATTGCAGTTGATAATTTCGCGGGTGGCGGCGGGGCAAGTGTGGGCATGGAACTTGCGTTCGGACGCTCTGTAGATATAGCAATCAATCATGATCCAGCAGCCATTGCCATGCATCTGGCAAACCACCCTGAGACAGAACATTACTGCGAGTCAGTTTGGGACGTTGACCCACGTGAAGTTACACGGGGGCGCCCTGTGGGGCTTTGTTGGTTGAGTCCAGACTGTAAGCATTTCAGTAAAGCAAAGGGCGGTAAGCCGAAAGAGAAAGGAATCCGAGGTTTGGCATGGGTGGCCCTACGTTGGGCGGCAACGGTAAGACCCCGGGTAATCATGCTGGAGAACGTTGAAGAGTTTAAGACGTGGGGGCCGTTGTTAAAAGACGGTATGCCAGACCCGAAAAACAAAGGCCGCGAGTTCAATGCTTTCATCAATGCGCTAAAACGTCAAGGATACCAGGTTGACCACAGAGAGTTGCGGGCATGCGACTACGGCGCGCCAACGATTAGGAAACGCTTCTTTCTGATTGCTCGGTGCGATGGACGCCCGATTGTATGGCCGGAACCGACTCACGGAGATCCAGAGAGTGCAGAAGTCAAATCTGGAAAGCTACTGCCCTGGCGGACCGCAGCGGAGATCATTGATTGGTCGTTGCCATGCCCGTCCATTTTTGAACGGAAGAAGCCTCTGGCAGAGAATACGTTGCGTCGGATCGCACGAGGAATCCAGCGTTTTGTGATCGATAATCCGAATCCCTTTATCGTAAAGGTCAATCATCAAGGAGAGCAATTCCGTGGGCAACAGATCAGCGAGCCGATGCAGACCATAACAGCAAAAAATGGGTGGGGTATTGTCACTCCTTACATTGCTCGGATCGGGCAGACCGGATTTGGCGGTGATCGATTGCAGTATGAAGTGGAAGAACCTCTAACGACAATCATAACAAAAGCTGAACATCTACTCGTGACGCCAGTATTGGGGGTCAATACATCAGGGCACCCAGGAAGTTCGGTAGATGAACCTCTCAGAACAGTCACCACGGGCGGTCACCATATGCTAATTAGTCCAGCACTCATCCAGATGGGCTACGGAGAAAGGGAGGGACAGCAGCCGCGCGTTCTTGATCTTGAAAAGCCAATCGGAACAGTTACAGCAGGTGGTAACAAATTCGGACTTGCGACCGCTGAATTAATCGCTGTTCCCCATATTACCAAGTTCCGGACTGGAGCTACTGGCCATGATGTCAACGAGCCATTACACACTGTAACTTCTGGTGCGGGAAGTAAACGTCCTGCTGGAGCAGCTCACGCAATGGGAATGGTAACAGCTTTTCTATCACGCCAATTCGGACAATCAGTTGGACATGCCGCAGATGCTCCAGCAGCTACGATAACAGCAGGAGGAGGCGGTAAGTCCGCGCTTGTAACAAGCCATTTGGTCAAGATGCGCGGGACCAATACCGGACAGAGGGTTGATGTTCCTTTGCAGACGGTGACAGCCGGCGGCAATCACTTCGGGGAGGTCAGAGCGTTTTTGATGGCCTACTACGGCAGCAGTGTCGGGCAGAAGACAGATGAACCACTTGGAACAGTAACGACTCGGGATCGATTTGGACTGGTGACCATTCATGGGCAAGACTATCAGATTGTCGACATCGGTATGCGGATGCTGGAGCCACATGAGTTGTTTGCCGCCCAAGGCTTTCCTGACACATACATCATCGATCGGGACGCAGACGGTAAATCATACCCAAAAAGTGCCCAGGTAGCGCGCTGCGGCAATTCAGTACCGCCCCCTTTCGCAGAAGCATTGGTCCGAGCGAATCTACCGGAGATGTGTACTGGATCAGGAAATTCCTTGGCGTTCGAGAGATACAAACAGCAAGAAGGGCAGCTGCAATTGTCTATGTGA
- a CDS encoding AbrB/MazE/SpoVT family DNA-binding domain-containing protein, whose amino-acid sequence MKSTGIVRKIDHLGRVVLPKELRNTHDLPEGTPMEVFVNNNQIILKKYVPGCALCGSVENVQPHKSGKLVCKGCL is encoded by the coding sequence ATGAAATCAACAGGCATTGTACGAAAGATCGATCATTTAGGACGAGTTGTTTTGCCAAAGGAGCTTCGTAATACTCATGATCTTCCGGAAGGGACTCCAATGGAAGTCTTCGTGAACAATAACCAAATCATTCTCAAGAAGTATGTGCCTGGTTGCGCTTTGTGTGGGAGTGTTGAGAACGTTCAACCGCATAAGAGCGGAAAGTTGGTGTGCAAAGGATGCCTATAA
- the yyaC gene encoding spore protease YyaC, with protein MPIKRKLKLATKIKRLIPKGKKVLFVCVGTDRSTGDSLGPLVGTALKKLKFDVLGTLDEPVHAMNIAETLTQIEKNYPNHFVIAIDASLGAFKNVGNVEVSCGALKPGAGVGKELPTVGDAHIYGIVNVGGFMEYFVLQNTRLSFVMKMATQIADACHEALRGKERGRARKGA; from the coding sequence ATGCCTATAAAACGAAAGTTAAAGCTCGCAACAAAAATTAAGCGACTTATCCCGAAAGGGAAAAAAGTACTGTTCGTTTGCGTTGGTACAGACAGATCAACAGGTGATTCTCTTGGTCCGCTGGTTGGTACTGCATTGAAAAAGCTCAAATTTGACGTGTTGGGAACACTGGACGAGCCTGTGCATGCAATGAATATTGCCGAAACACTTACTCAAATTGAGAAGAACTATCCGAACCATTTTGTTATTGCGATAGATGCAAGCCTTGGGGCTTTCAAAAATGTGGGAAATGTTGAAGTATCGTGTGGTGCCCTGAAACCAGGTGCAGGTGTAGGGAAGGAGCTACCAACTGTCGGTGACGCACACATATACGGAATCGTTAATGTCGGAGGATTCATGGAATATTTTGTCCTTCAAAACACGCGGCTTTCATTCGTAATGAAAATGGCCACTCAAATAGCAGATGCTTGCCATGAAGCATTAAGAGGAAAGGAACGTGGACGAGCGAGGAAAGGAGCATAA
- a CDS encoding DNA-entry nuclease → MTRAAATIVIEDGIEYDRYGRMQYHPEFHFNHKTPFEEDELEYLCKFYETDATRSLSFALGRTEHTIRTTVNQLRKNGMYQVYKDRWNARYELESN, encoded by the coding sequence ATGACACGAGCTGCTGCAACCATCGTCATCGAAGACGGCATTGAATATGATCGGTACGGCAGGATGCAATACCACCCGGAATTTCACTTTAATCATAAAACACCATTTGAAGAGGATGAGCTGGAATACCTCTGCAAGTTCTATGAAACAGATGCAACAAGATCGCTTTCCTTTGCATTAGGAAGAACGGAACACACGATTAGAACCACGGTTAATCAACTGAGAAAAAACGGAATGTACCAGGTGTATAAAGATCGTTGGAATGCACGCTATGAACTTGAATCTAACTGA
- a CDS encoding AAA family ATPase: MENRLDLVALLAYIDPAYLTYQEWLNVGMALKYEGYTASDWDEWSKRDMGRYHPGECFKKWTTFEGTGGKPITGATITQMAKDNGWLPRSGVEDRELGWDDEIAGDYVVVDKNWIEGKEIHEPASWNPVQQLTTYLATLFEASENVGYVVDTWQNDEGKYLPTKGAWDRTAGELIQLLNQSNGDIGSVLGDYNPEAGAWIRFNPLDGKGVKNDNVTEFRYALVESDTMDIEKQHAIMRELELPIAVLVYSGGKSLHAIVRIDAVSYDEYRKRVDYLYNVCKKNGLSIDNQNRNPSRLSRMPGIERNGKKQFIVDTHIGKSSWAEWNEWIEGINDDLPDPESLASYWDNMPPLAPPLIEGVLRQGHKMLMAGPSKAGKSFLQIQLSIAIAEGIKWLGWQCTQGKVLYVNLELDSASALDRFKNVYQALGLQPLNIDKIDIWNLRGKSVPMDKLAPKLIRRAAKKNYIAVIIDPIYKVLTGDENSADQMAHFTNQFDKIATELGASVIYCHHHSKGSQGGKKSMDRASGSGVFARDPDALIDLVELDVTEALLKQEENKAVCAVYRQLFEKFNLNYLDEHISQDDLLSARAMEDHAKRAIPRQAEAARESIEQAVRSVRKRSAWRVEGTLREYPKFDAVNMWFQYPIHRVDDVGSLKDIEPEGEAPAWKKATDKRKSSAKKEQRSKEAQFEDAVNNCNFGEPPTVKDIVEWFGKSGKEVSERTVRDWIKKYGYVLKDGVIVKDNGGDHD; the protein is encoded by the coding sequence ATGGAAAATAGATTGGATCTCGTTGCGCTGCTGGCTTACATCGACCCGGCCTATCTTACCTATCAGGAATGGTTAAACGTTGGCATGGCCCTCAAGTATGAGGGCTATACAGCCAGCGATTGGGATGAATGGAGCAAGCGTGACATGGGCCGTTACCATCCCGGAGAATGCTTTAAGAAGTGGACGACCTTTGAAGGCACAGGTGGTAAGCCAATTACTGGTGCGACGATTACGCAAATGGCGAAGGACAACGGCTGGTTGCCGCGTTCTGGCGTAGAAGACAGAGAGCTGGGCTGGGATGATGAGATTGCCGGCGATTATGTAGTGGTCGATAAAAACTGGATCGAGGGCAAGGAGATCCACGAGCCTGCTTCGTGGAATCCAGTGCAACAGCTCACAACGTATCTGGCCACACTGTTTGAGGCATCCGAAAATGTCGGATACGTGGTGGATACATGGCAAAACGATGAAGGAAAATACCTGCCCACCAAAGGGGCATGGGACCGGACGGCAGGCGAGCTGATTCAATTGCTGAATCAAAGCAATGGCGATATCGGGTCAGTGCTGGGTGACTATAATCCCGAAGCAGGGGCTTGGATACGATTCAATCCGCTCGACGGCAAGGGCGTGAAGAACGACAATGTGACCGAATTTCGGTACGCCTTGGTAGAGTCCGACACGATGGATATTGAAAAGCAACACGCGATTATGCGTGAGCTGGAGCTGCCAATCGCTGTCCTCGTATATAGCGGCGGGAAGAGCCTCCACGCGATCGTTCGCATCGATGCTGTCAGCTACGACGAATATCGGAAGCGCGTCGATTACCTGTACAACGTGTGCAAAAAGAACGGTCTTAGCATCGACAATCAAAACCGTAACCCATCTCGACTTTCCCGAATGCCAGGCATTGAGAGGAACGGGAAAAAGCAATTCATTGTAGACACCCACATTGGAAAAAGCAGTTGGGCCGAATGGAATGAATGGATTGAGGGAATCAACGACGATCTTCCTGACCCGGAGAGTTTGGCGAGCTATTGGGACAACATGCCTCCATTGGCACCACCGTTAATCGAAGGTGTGCTCCGGCAAGGCCATAAAATGCTGATGGCGGGTCCGTCCAAGGCTGGTAAGTCGTTCTTGCAAATTCAGCTTAGTATCGCCATCGCAGAGGGGATCAAGTGGCTAGGATGGCAATGCACGCAGGGCAAGGTGCTTTACGTCAATCTGGAGCTAGACAGCGCCAGTGCCTTAGATCGTTTCAAGAATGTTTACCAAGCACTAGGGTTGCAGCCCCTAAACATTGACAAGATCGACATTTGGAATTTGCGCGGCAAATCCGTACCGATGGACAAGCTGGCGCCCAAATTGATCCGGCGAGCTGCCAAGAAGAATTACATCGCGGTCATCATCGACCCGATCTACAAGGTCCTGACTGGCGACGAAAACAGCGCTGACCAAATGGCGCATTTCACAAACCAGTTTGACAAGATCGCAACGGAGCTTGGTGCCAGCGTCATCTACTGTCACCACCATTCAAAGGGGTCACAAGGCGGCAAAAAGTCGATGGACAGGGCCAGTGGCAGCGGCGTATTTGCCCGCGATCCAGACGCGCTGATCGACTTAGTGGAGCTAGATGTAACCGAGGCTTTACTCAAGCAAGAGGAAAACAAGGCGGTATGCGCCGTATATAGGCAGCTCTTTGAAAAATTCAATCTGAACTATTTGGACGAGCATATCTCCCAGGACGATTTACTGAGTGCCCGGGCGATGGAGGATCACGCCAAACGCGCCATTCCAAGACAAGCGGAAGCAGCCAGAGAGAGCATTGAACAAGCGGTGCGCAGTGTCCGCAAACGTTCGGCATGGCGAGTGGAGGGCACGCTGCGCGAGTATCCAAAATTCGATGCAGTCAACATGTGGTTCCAGTATCCGATTCATCGAGTCGATGACGTGGGCAGCTTGAAGGACATCGAGCCAGAAGGGGAAGCGCCAGCATGGAAGAAGGCGACCGATAAGCGGAAATCGTCTGCCAAGAAAGAACAGCGTAGCAAAGAGGCACAATTTGAGGATGCTGTGAACAATTGCAATTTTGGTGAGCCTCCGACTGTCAAAGACATCGTGGAATGGTTCGGGAAGTCCGGTAAAGAGGTTTCTGAGCGGACGGTTAGGGACTGGATCAAGAAGTACGGTTACGTTTTAAAGGACGGCGTGATTGTCAAAGACAACGGCGGAGATCATGATTAA
- a CDS encoding AAA family ATPase, whose protein sequence is MITISRLEIENVKRVKAVKIEPTRAGLTVVGGKNGQGKTSVLDAIAWALGGNKYRPSQAEREGSVVPPYLHLVLSNGLIVERKGKNSDLKVIDPNGHKGGQQLLDSFVEELAIDLPKFMNSTSKEKANILLRIIGVGDKLHELETKEKEIYNQRHTIGQIADQKAKFAKEQLFYPDAPKEPISASELIRQQQEILARNGENQRKRHRLTQIQAAYASQRQEVERFQLLLNEAQTKYAQLGADLEIAQKDTLDLMDESTEELEANIQRIDEINRKVRANLDKDKAETDANDYRVQYEALTGNITAIRQQKTDLLTNANLPLPGLSVEDGELTYNGQKWDNMSGAEQLRVATAIVRRLKPNCGFILLDKLEQMDLETLNEFGRWLEEEGLQAIATRVSTGDECSIIIEDGYVAGQEGVQLQQQPGEIDPGPTWKAGEF, encoded by the coding sequence ATGATAACAATTAGTAGGCTGGAAATCGAAAACGTGAAACGTGTCAAAGCTGTCAAAATCGAGCCGACAAGAGCGGGATTAACGGTGGTCGGTGGGAAGAACGGACAAGGCAAGACTAGCGTATTGGATGCCATTGCTTGGGCATTGGGCGGCAATAAGTACCGCCCTTCCCAGGCTGAACGCGAAGGATCGGTTGTTCCTCCATATCTCCATCTCGTCCTATCTAATGGTCTGATCGTTGAGCGAAAAGGTAAAAACTCGGACTTGAAGGTCATCGATCCAAACGGCCATAAAGGCGGTCAGCAGCTGCTTGACAGTTTCGTTGAAGAACTGGCAATTGATTTACCGAAATTCATGAATTCTACGAGCAAGGAAAAGGCAAATATCCTGCTCCGCATTATCGGCGTTGGTGACAAGCTCCATGAGCTGGAAACCAAGGAAAAGGAGATTTACAACCAACGCCATACCATCGGTCAGATTGCTGATCAGAAAGCCAAATTTGCCAAGGAGCAACTATTCTATCCTGACGCCCCAAAAGAGCCGATTTCTGCGTCGGAGCTTATTCGCCAACAGCAAGAAATCCTCGCACGAAATGGCGAAAATCAGCGTAAACGGCACAGGCTGACGCAAATTCAGGCAGCCTACGCTAGCCAACGACAGGAAGTCGAACGGTTCCAGTTGTTGCTAAATGAGGCACAGACCAAATATGCACAACTCGGGGCCGACCTAGAGATAGCTCAAAAAGATACACTCGACCTGATGGACGAGTCGACCGAAGAGTTGGAAGCCAATATTCAGCGGATCGACGAGATCAACCGCAAGGTCAGAGCTAACTTGGACAAGGACAAGGCAGAAACGGATGCAAACGACTACCGCGTGCAATACGAGGCATTGACGGGCAACATCACGGCGATCCGCCAGCAAAAGACAGACCTTCTGACAAATGCGAATTTGCCACTGCCTGGGCTTTCTGTTGAGGATGGTGAGCTGACCTATAACGGTCAGAAGTGGGACAACATGAGTGGCGCCGAGCAATTGAGGGTAGCCACCGCGATTGTTCGTAGGCTCAAGCCAAATTGCGGATTTATCTTGCTGGACAAGCTTGAGCAAATGGACTTGGAGACATTGAACGAATTCGGTCGTTGGCTGGAAGAGGAGGGGCTGCAGGCCATTGCAACGCGAGTCAGTACCGGAGACGAATGCTCTATCATCATCGAAGACGGGTACGTTGCTGGACAGGAAGGCGTTCAATTGCAACAGCAGCCTGGTGAGATCGATCCAGGCCCCACTTGGAAAGCAGGTGAATTTTGA